In Streptomyces sp. NBC_01381, a genomic segment contains:
- a CDS encoding cytochrome P450, which yields MPCPALPDGFDFTDPDLLQDRVPLPEFAQLRQTEPVRWIDQPRGISGFDDAGYWAVTRHADVKYVSTHPELFSSNLNTAVIRFNETISRDQIEVQKLIMLNMDPPEHTRVRQIVQRGFTPRSIRSLEDALRNRAHSIVETALANAAPDGSFDFVTNVAVELPLQAIAELIGVPQEDRTKIFDWSNKMAAYDDPEYAITEEVGTEAAMEIVSYAMNLAAARKECPAKDIVSQLVAAEDEGNLSGDEFGFFVILLAVAGNETTRNAITHGMHAFLTHPEQWELFKRERPQTTAEEIVRWATPVVSFQRTATQDTELGGVQIKKGDRVGLFYSSANNDPEVFDEPGEFDISRDPNPHLGFGGGGPHFCLGKSLAVVEINLIFNAIADALPDLRLVSDPRRLRSAWLNGVKELQVSTG from the coding sequence ATGCCCTGTCCAGCGCTGCCCGACGGGTTCGACTTCACCGACCCCGACCTGCTTCAAGACCGCGTGCCTCTCCCGGAGTTCGCCCAGCTGCGCCAGACGGAACCGGTGCGCTGGATCGACCAGCCGCGCGGCATCTCCGGCTTCGACGACGCGGGCTACTGGGCCGTCACACGGCACGCGGACGTCAAGTACGTCTCCACACACCCGGAGTTGTTCTCCTCCAACCTCAACACCGCGGTCATCCGCTTCAACGAGACGATCAGCCGCGACCAGATCGAGGTCCAGAAGCTGATCATGCTGAACATGGACCCGCCCGAGCACACCCGGGTCCGCCAGATCGTGCAGCGCGGCTTCACGCCCCGCTCCATACGCTCGTTGGAAGACGCCCTGCGCAACCGCGCCCACTCCATCGTCGAGACGGCCCTCGCGAACGCCGCCCCCGACGGCAGCTTCGACTTCGTCACCAATGTCGCCGTCGAACTGCCCCTCCAGGCCATCGCCGAACTCATCGGCGTCCCCCAGGAGGACCGGACGAAGATCTTCGACTGGTCCAACAAGATGGCGGCGTACGACGATCCGGAGTACGCGATCACCGAGGAGGTCGGCACCGAGGCGGCCATGGAGATCGTCAGCTACGCGATGAACCTCGCCGCCGCCCGCAAGGAGTGCCCGGCCAAGGACATCGTCAGCCAGCTGGTGGCCGCCGAGGACGAAGGGAACCTCTCCGGCGACGAGTTCGGCTTCTTCGTCATCCTGCTCGCGGTGGCCGGCAACGAGACCACCCGCAACGCCATCACCCACGGCATGCACGCCTTCCTCACCCACCCCGAGCAGTGGGAGCTCTTCAAGCGCGAGCGCCCGCAGACCACGGCGGAGGAGATCGTGCGCTGGGCGACCCCCGTCGTCTCCTTCCAGCGCACCGCGACCCAGGACACCGAGCTCGGCGGCGTACAGATCAAGAAGGGCGACCGCGTCGGCCTCTTCTACTCCTCGGCCAACAACGACCCCGAAGTCTTCGACGAGCCCGGGGAGTTCGACATCTCCCGCGACCCGAACCCGCACCTCGGCTTCGGTGGCGGCGGCCCGCACTTCTGCCTCGGCAAGTCCCTCGCGGTCGTCGAGATCAACCTCATCTTCAACGCGATCGCCGACGCCCTGCCCGATCTGCGTCTGGTCTCCGACCCCCGGCGACTGCGCTCGGCCTGGCTGAACGGGGTCAAGGAACTGCAGGTCAGCACCGGCTGA
- a CDS encoding steroid 3-ketoacyl-CoA thiolase: MAAEPVIVEAVRTPIGKRGGALANLHPAYLLGETYRELLGRTGIHADCVEQIVGGTVTHAGEQSMNPARTAWLTMGLPYETAATTVDCQCGSSQQASHMVANMVAAGVIDVGISCGVEAMSRVPLGSGSKHGPGKPFPDEWNVDLPNQFEAAERIARNRGLTRENVDSLGLISQERAAVAWAEERFKRETFAVQVPTTEEEQAAGQGMWRLVDRDEGLRDTTMEGLGGLKPVMPTAVHTAGNSSQISDGAAAIMWASKRMARALKLKPRARIVAQALVGADPHYHLDGPIDATRAVLGKAGMSLKDIDLVEINEAFASVVLSWAQVFEQDLEKVNVNGGAIALGHPVGATGARLITTALHELERRDKEFALITMCAGGAVATGTIIQRL, translated from the coding sequence ATGGCCGCGGAACCTGTCATCGTCGAAGCCGTACGCACCCCCATAGGTAAGCGCGGAGGGGCGCTCGCCAATCTCCACCCCGCCTATCTGCTCGGCGAGACCTACCGTGAACTCCTCGGACGCACCGGCATCCACGCCGACTGCGTCGAGCAGATCGTCGGCGGGACCGTCACGCACGCCGGTGAGCAGTCCATGAATCCGGCGCGCACGGCGTGGCTCACGATGGGTCTGCCGTACGAGACCGCGGCGACGACGGTGGACTGTCAGTGCGGCTCGTCGCAGCAGGCGAGCCACATGGTCGCCAACATGGTCGCGGCCGGGGTCATCGACGTGGGGATCAGCTGTGGCGTCGAGGCGATGTCACGGGTGCCGCTGGGGTCGGGCTCCAAGCACGGTCCCGGCAAGCCGTTCCCCGACGAGTGGAACGTGGACCTGCCCAACCAGTTCGAGGCGGCCGAGCGGATCGCCCGCAACCGCGGTCTCACCAGGGAGAACGTGGACTCGCTCGGGCTCATCTCGCAGGAGCGCGCCGCCGTCGCCTGGGCCGAGGAGCGCTTCAAACGCGAGACCTTCGCCGTCCAGGTGCCGACGACGGAGGAGGAGCAGGCCGCCGGGCAGGGCATGTGGCGCCTGGTCGACCGGGACGAGGGTCTTCGCGACACGACGATGGAGGGCCTGGGCGGGCTCAAGCCGGTGATGCCGACCGCCGTGCACACGGCGGGCAACTCCTCGCAGATCTCCGACGGCGCGGCGGCGATCATGTGGGCGTCGAAGCGGATGGCACGGGCCCTGAAGCTGAAGCCGCGGGCGCGGATCGTCGCGCAGGCGCTGGTGGGGGCCGATCCGCACTATCACCTGGACGGGCCGATCGACGCGACGCGGGCGGTGCTGGGGAAGGCCGGGATGTCGCTCAAGGACATTGATCTTGTGGAGATCAATGAGGCGTTTGCTTCCGTGGTGCTGAGCTGGGCGCAGGTGTTTGAGCAGGACCTGGAGAAGGTGAATGTGAACGGGGGCGCGATCGCGCTGGGGCACCCCGTGGGCGCGACGGGGGCTCGGCTCATCACCACGGCTCTGCATGAGCTGGAGCGGCGCGACAAGGAGTTCGCGCTGATCACGATGTGCGCGGGGGGCGCGGTGGCTACGGGGACGATCATTCAGCGGCTGTGA
- a CDS encoding transglycosylase SLT domain-containing protein encodes MSPTEGHALSASLLRRIAAPKKALAGVAVAAATTGMLIAAGPAQAATPTAAKAAAPAAAPAAAPSSAQAIAKKLIPDAAQYQAFSKIVEHESGWNPTATNASSGAYGLVQALPGSKMASAGSDWKTNPETQIKWGLDYMNDRYGSPAEAWSFWQANGWY; translated from the coding sequence ATGTCCCCCACGGAAGGTCACGCTTTGTCCGCCTCGCTCCTCCGCCGTATCGCCGCCCCGAAGAAGGCCCTCGCCGGTGTCGCCGTGGCCGCCGCCACGACCGGCATGCTGATCGCCGCGGGTCCGGCCCAGGCCGCGACCCCGACCGCCGCGAAGGCTGCCGCTCCGGCCGCCGCTCCGGCCGCGGCGCCTTCCTCGGCCCAGGCGATCGCGAAGAAGTTGATCCCGGATGCCGCGCAGTACCAGGCGTTCAGCAAGATCGTCGAGCACGAGAGCGGCTGGAACCCCACCGCGACGAACGCATCCTCCGGCGCCTACGGCCTGGTCCAGGCCCTGCCCGGCTCGAAGATGGCTTCGGCCGGCTCGGACTGGAAGACCAACCCCGAGACCCAGATCAAGTGGGGCCTCGACTACATGAACGACCGCTACGGCAGCCCCGCCGAGGCCTGGAGCTTCTGGCAGGCCAACGGCTGGTACTGA
- a CDS encoding ECF transporter S component, whose protein sequence is MSPASPGGRPGPAGPERQARPIRLGPRSIGALALVSAVGVVAFGWPLIASGGSGLSAHAQDAPWLFAALLPLLLAVVVATIADVGLDAKAIAMLGVLAAAGAALRPLGAGTAGIEPMFFLMVLSGRVLGPGFGFVLGAVSMFASALLTGGVGPWMPFQMLSMGWVCMGAGLLPGPDTIRGRRELWLLAAYGAVSSVLYGTVMNLQGWPYLGGLATGVSFVPGDPVGDNLGRFIAYCLATSLGWDLPRAVVTVLLSLALGPAVLKALRRATRRAAFEAQVTFEGPKA, encoded by the coding sequence GTGAGCCCCGCTTCCCCGGGCGGTAGGCCGGGGCCCGCCGGGCCCGAGCGGCAGGCCCGCCCCATCCGGCTTGGCCCCCGTTCCATCGGCGCCCTCGCGCTGGTCAGCGCCGTCGGGGTGGTCGCCTTCGGGTGGCCGCTCATCGCGAGCGGCGGCTCGGGGCTGAGCGCGCACGCGCAGGACGCGCCCTGGCTGTTCGCGGCGCTGCTTCCGCTGCTGCTCGCCGTGGTCGTGGCGACCATCGCGGACGTCGGGCTCGACGCGAAGGCCATCGCCATGCTCGGGGTGCTCGCCGCGGCCGGAGCGGCGCTGCGGCCGCTGGGCGCGGGGACCGCCGGGATCGAGCCGATGTTCTTCCTGATGGTGCTCAGCGGCCGGGTGCTCGGGCCGGGCTTCGGGTTTGTGCTCGGGGCGGTGTCGATGTTCGCTTCGGCGCTGCTCACCGGGGGCGTCGGCCCGTGGATGCCGTTCCAGATGCTGTCCATGGGCTGGGTCTGCATGGGCGCGGGGCTGCTGCCGGGCCCGGACACGATCCGCGGCCGCCGCGAACTGTGGCTGCTCGCGGCCTACGGGGCGGTGTCCTCCGTCCTCTACGGCACCGTCATGAACCTGCAGGGCTGGCCCTACCTGGGCGGCCTGGCGACCGGCGTCTCCTTTGTCCCCGGGGACCCCGTCGGCGACAACCTGGGCCGCTTCATCGCGTACTGCCTGGCCACCTCGCTCGGCTGGGACCTGCCCCGCGCCGTGGTCACCGTCCTGCTGAGCCTCGCCCTCGGTCCGGCCGTCCTCAAGGCGCTGCGCCGGGCCACACGGCGGGCCGCTTTCGAGGCCCAGGTCACATTCGAGGGGCCCAAGGCGTAG
- a CDS encoding energy-coupling factor transporter transmembrane component T, with the protein MSGSAAWARPATYGPQIQYLAPTAHRSNALHPGAWWVWALGLGTAASRTTNPLLLGLLIGVAGYVVAARRTSAPWARSYGAFVKLGLVVIAIRLVFAIVLGSPIPGTHVLVTLPEVPLPDWAKGVRIGGRVTAEGLLFALYDGIRLAGLLICVGAANALASPSRLLKSLPGALYEVGVAVVVAMTFAPNLITDVQRLRAARRLRGRPDKGVRGLLQVGLPVLEGALERSVALAAAMDARGFGRTADVPVRVRRTTAALTLGGLMGVCAGTYGLLSSEGAGYGLPVLAGGLLAALAGLRLGGRRSVRTRYRPDPWGVRAWLVAGSGIAVAGLMIWASAYDTAALHPGVVPLTAPTLPLWPAAAVLIGLLPAFVAPVPPEESAPAASHAERPAPVPLTKPSPAAWRKTASPPAGESAASVPPKETP; encoded by the coding sequence ATGAGCGGCTCCGCCGCGTGGGCGCGACCAGCCACATACGGCCCGCAGATTCAGTACCTCGCCCCGACCGCCCACCGAAGCAACGCCCTGCACCCGGGCGCCTGGTGGGTGTGGGCCCTTGGCCTCGGCACGGCCGCATCCCGCACCACCAATCCGCTGCTGCTCGGGCTGCTCATCGGCGTCGCGGGCTACGTCGTCGCCGCGCGCCGTACCTCCGCCCCGTGGGCACGGTCGTACGGCGCGTTCGTGAAGCTCGGGCTCGTCGTCATCGCGATCCGCCTCGTCTTCGCCATCGTCCTCGGCTCGCCGATCCCCGGTACGCATGTCCTTGTCACGCTCCCCGAAGTCCCGCTGCCCGACTGGGCGAAGGGGGTGCGGATCGGCGGCCGGGTGACGGCCGAGGGACTGCTCTTCGCCCTCTACGACGGGATCCGCCTCGCCGGACTCCTGATCTGTGTGGGCGCGGCCAACGCGCTCGCCAGCCCGTCCCGGCTGCTCAAGTCGCTGCCGGGCGCGCTGTACGAGGTGGGGGTCGCCGTCGTCGTCGCGATGACGTTCGCGCCGAACCTGATCACCGACGTGCAGCGGCTGCGGGCCGCGCGGCGCCTGCGCGGGCGGCCCGACAAGGGCGTACGGGGACTGCTCCAGGTCGGACTTCCGGTCCTGGAGGGCGCCCTTGAGCGGTCGGTGGCGCTGGCCGCCGCGATGGACGCGCGGGGCTTCGGGCGCACCGCCGACGTCCCGGTCCGGGTGCGCAGGACGACCGCCGCCCTGACGCTCGGCGGCCTGATGGGCGTCTGCGCGGGGACGTACGGCCTGCTCTCGTCGGAAGGCGCGGGCTACGGCCTGCCCGTGCTCGCCGGCGGTCTGCTCGCCGCCCTGGCAGGACTCCGCCTCGGCGGCCGCCGCTCCGTGCGCACCCGTTACCGGCCCGACCCCTGGGGCGTGCGCGCCTGGCTCGTCGCCGGGTCGGGCATCGCGGTGGCGGGCCTGATGATCTGGGCATCGGCGTACGACACGGCCGCCCTGCACCCCGGAGTCGTCCCCCTGACCGCACCGACACTGCCGCTGTGGCCCGCGGCGGCGGTGCTGATCGGCCTGCTGCCCGCTTTCGTGGCGCCGGTGCCGCCCGAGGAGTCGGCGCCTGCGGCCTCCCACGCCGAGCGGCCCGCACCCGTCCCCCTGACGAAGCCCTCGCCCGCCGCCTGGCGAAAGACCGCGTCACCTCCCGCCGGTGAGTCGGCGGCCTCCGTTCCCCCCAAGGAGACCCCATGA
- a CDS encoding SCO2322 family protein: MTRVRSGRPARFVAGAVLTALFASLFAVLAAAPAQAAGYRYWSFWDRDGAKWAYATQGPSTARPDDGAVQGFRFSVSEDSQDSAKPRGPADFAAICAKTPAEDGRKRVAVVIDFGTAQDAPDGETPPKPRTACARVADDATSADALAAVAKPLRYDSNALLCAIADYPKSGCGEQVSGNGQSEKKPAASESAQKKDDESGGPSVGLIAGVAAIAVLGAAAVWQARRRRG; encoded by the coding sequence GTGACTCGGGTCCGCTCCGGCCGCCCCGCACGGTTCGTGGCCGGGGCGGTCCTCACCGCGCTCTTCGCCTCGCTCTTCGCGGTCCTTGCCGCCGCTCCCGCCCAGGCCGCCGGCTACCGCTACTGGTCCTTCTGGGACCGGGACGGCGCCAAGTGGGCCTACGCGACCCAGGGGCCGAGCACCGCACGCCCCGACGACGGGGCCGTCCAGGGCTTCCGGTTCTCCGTGTCCGAGGACTCGCAGGACTCCGCGAAGCCGCGGGGCCCCGCGGACTTCGCCGCGATCTGCGCCAAGACCCCCGCCGAGGACGGCCGGAAGCGCGTAGCCGTCGTCATCGACTTCGGCACGGCGCAGGACGCCCCCGACGGGGAGACCCCGCCGAAGCCGCGTACCGCGTGCGCGCGGGTCGCCGACGACGCGACGAGCGCGGACGCGCTGGCCGCCGTGGCCAAGCCGCTGCGCTACGACAGCAACGCGCTGCTCTGCGCCATCGCGGACTACCCGAAGTCGGGCTGCGGCGAGCAGGTCTCCGGCAACGGGCAGTCGGAGAAGAAGCCGGCCGCGAGTGAGTCGGCCCAGAAGAAGGACGACGAATCCGGCGGTCCGTCCGTCGGCCTGATCGCGGGCGTGGCGGCCATCGCCGTGCTCGGCGCGGCCGCCGTCTGGCAGGCCCGCCGCCGCCGCGGCTGA
- a CDS encoding prenyltransferase/squalene oxidase repeat-containing protein, with translation MNVRRSAAVLAAVAVFGSAAAPAAFADTAKPSPSAKLPSGLYGDKDPKFDGVFRQSYALLAQDSAGVKPAAKSVDWLTGQQCASGGFAAYRADAGEPCDSKTMVDSNSTAAAVQALTALTGQDKTVKKSVDWLKSVQNKDGGWGYNPGMDSDANSTGIVIGALTGAGEKPQSVKSQDGKSPYDALPELAMDCGKDGGAFSLADMKTGKLSPNADATAAGVLGGYGRGLVVDPPEATKPASPKCVKADTAEKAASNGAGYLLKALAEGDDHLMSSLAGAKNMPDLGNTAESVIALAAAGQPEQAKKSAQWLAKNSAEWAKTSGPAAYAQLIFAANAAGLDPRDFGGADLVKQLNAQGPAPQATEQPADEKKDGDDEGGVSVWWIIGVGLVFGAGIGFLLSSRNKKSQL, from the coding sequence ATGAACGTTCGCCGCAGCGCCGCGGTCCTGGCCGCCGTCGCCGTGTTCGGTTCGGCCGCCGCCCCGGCCGCCTTCGCCGACACCGCGAAGCCGTCGCCCTCCGCCAAGCTCCCCTCCGGTCTGTACGGCGACAAGGACCCCAAGTTCGACGGGGTGTTCCGGCAGTCCTACGCCCTGCTCGCCCAGGATTCGGCCGGTGTGAAGCCCGCCGCGAAGTCCGTCGACTGGCTCACCGGACAGCAGTGCGCGAGCGGCGGTTTCGCCGCGTACCGCGCCGACGCCGGCGAGCCCTGCGACTCCAAGACGATGGTCGACAGCAACTCCACCGCGGCCGCCGTGCAGGCGCTCACCGCCCTCACCGGTCAGGACAAGACGGTCAAGAAGAGCGTCGACTGGCTGAAGTCGGTGCAGAACAAGGACGGCGGCTGGGGCTACAACCCCGGCATGGACTCCGACGCCAACTCCACCGGCATCGTGATCGGCGCCCTCACCGGGGCCGGCGAGAAGCCGCAGTCGGTGAAGTCGCAGGACGGCAAGTCCCCCTACGACGCGCTGCCCGAGCTCGCCATGGACTGCGGCAAGGACGGCGGCGCCTTCAGCCTCGCCGACATGAAGACCGGCAAGCTCTCGCCGAACGCGGACGCGACGGCGGCAGGCGTCCTCGGCGGCTACGGCAGGGGCCTGGTCGTGGACCCGCCCGAGGCGACGAAGCCGGCCTCCCCGAAGTGCGTCAAGGCGGACACCGCCGAGAAGGCCGCGTCCAACGGCGCCGGCTACCTCCTGAAGGCCCTCGCCGAGGGCGACGACCATCTGATGTCGTCGCTGGCCGGCGCCAAGAACATGCCCGACCTGGGCAACACCGCGGAGTCCGTGATCGCCCTCGCCGCGGCCGGTCAGCCGGAGCAGGCGAAGAAGTCGGCCCAGTGGCTGGCGAAGAACTCCGCGGAGTGGGCGAAGACGTCCGGACCCGCCGCGTACGCCCAGCTGATCTTCGCCGCGAACGCCGCCGGCCTCGACCCGCGCGACTTCGGCGGCGCCGACCTGGTCAAGCAGCTGAACGCGCAGGGTCCCGCACCGCAGGCCACCGAGCAGCCCGCCGACGAGAAGAAGGACGGCGACGACGAGGGCGGCGTGAGCGTGTGGTGGATCATCGGCGTCGGCCTGGTCTTCGGCGCGGGCATCGGCTTCCTCCTGAGCAGCCGCAACAAGAAGTCGCAGCTGTGA